A genomic window from Lactobacillus sp. ESL0677 includes:
- a CDS encoding PTS sugar transporter subunit IIC, whose translation MIQALLVALWAGICAVDDETTQMLRRPLMVAPMVGIIMGDLRTSLLIGSTLEVMWMGVGNVGAYAAPDMISGTAIGTALGIMSGGTATAVALAIPTSLLAQQLLVLYRSAMVAINPYADRIAESGDFSRVSHLQYIPMICLFLVRAIPTFIAIYAGAGAITKIVAALPKPIMTGLTVAGSIIPAVGIGLLMLMMVKKDNLWAFLIAGFALAVYLKLSILAITLISLPIAVLFDMASQKEESNQKATTESDSEEEEYDL comes from the coding sequence ATGATTCAAGCACTTTTAGTTGCGTTATGGGCAGGAATTTGTGCTGTTGATGATGAGACAACCCAAATGTTACGCCGCCCGCTGATGGTTGCACCAATGGTGGGAATAATTATGGGTGATTTAAGAACATCTTTATTAATAGGTTCAACTCTAGAAGTTATGTGGATGGGTGTAGGTAATGTCGGTGCTTACGCCGCTCCAGATATGATTTCAGGAACAGCTATTGGGACTGCATTAGGAATTATGTCGGGTGGAACGGCCACAGCAGTTGCTTTAGCAATTCCAACTTCATTATTAGCACAACAGTTATTGGTTCTTTATCGTTCCGCAATGGTTGCAATTAATCCTTATGCTGACAGGATAGCTGAATCTGGGGACTTTTCAAGAGTATCTCATTTGCAATACATTCCTATGATCTGTTTGTTTTTGGTTCGTGCAATTCCAACTTTCATTGCTATTTATGCAGGTGCAGGTGCGATTACAAAGATTGTTGCGGCTCTTCCTAAACCAATAATGACCGGATTAACAGTTGCAGGTTCAATTATACCTGCAGTTGGAATCGGCTTATTGATGCTAATGATGGTTAAAAAAGACAACTTATGGGCTTTCTTAATTGCTGGCTTTGCTCTTGCTGTTTATTTAAAACTTTCAATTTTAGCAATCACATTAATTTCTTTACCAATTGCTGTTTTGTTTGATATGGCTTCTCAAAAAGAAGAATCCAATCAAAAAGCAACTACAGAATCAGATTCAGAAGAAGAGGAGTATGACCTATGA
- a CDS encoding PTS system mannose/fructose/sorbose family transporter subunit IID, producing the protein MSDEHKITKKDLNKVFWHVQTLNITANYQSMQAPGFLYCMVPILKKLYGDKPKELRVKAMKRHLEFFNSHVNSDALILGITAAVEETTSEDEKETVTSIKTGLMGPLAGLGDSILKFTWLPICGSIGASLGLTGNILGPILMFLLYNIVNITTKYYGIQWGYSKGMDLINGSQGNVLQRVANMANVVGLMVVGALIATVVKVKVVAKITAGKDVISLQSMFDKILPGLFSLLVTIGVYFILKKTNGKHAPLIIISIMVISVILSVLGIIGA; encoded by the coding sequence ATGAGTGACGAACACAAAATTACTAAAAAAGACCTAAATAAAGTATTTTGGCATGTTCAAACTTTAAATATCACTGCCAACTATCAATCAATGCAAGCCCCAGGCTTCTTATACTGTATGGTTCCTATACTAAAGAAACTTTACGGTGATAAACCAAAAGAATTACGGGTTAAAGCAATGAAACGTCACCTGGAATTTTTTAATAGCCATGTTAATTCCGATGCACTAATTTTAGGGATTACAGCTGCTGTTGAAGAAACAACAAGTGAAGATGAAAAAGAAACAGTAACTAGTATTAAAACAGGATTAATGGGACCGTTAGCTGGTTTGGGAGACAGTATTCTTAAGTTTACCTGGTTACCAATTTGTGGAAGTATTGGTGCTTCACTTGGTCTAACCGGAAATATTCTGGGCCCAATCTTAATGTTTTTACTTTATAACATTGTAAACATAACAACTAAGTATTATGGAATCCAATGGGGTTATTCAAAGGGAATGGATTTAATCAATGGTTCCCAAGGAAATGTATTGCAACGTGTAGCTAATATGGCAAATGTTGTTGGTTTGATGGTAGTTGGTGCATTAATTGCGACAGTCGTTAAAGTAAAAGTTGTTGCTAAAATTACAGCTGGTAAAGACGTGATATCTTTGCAAAGTATGTTTGATAAAATACTTCCAGGTTTATTTAGTTTGTTAGTAACTATTGGTGTTTACTTTATTTTAAAGAAAACAAATGGTAAGCATGCACCTTTGATTATCATTTCAATTATGGTAATTTCGGTTATCTTATCTGTTTTAGGAATTATTGGTGCTTAA
- a CDS encoding tyrosine-protein phosphatase: protein MNNKKYTVVQKQKGHFHFKNLTATSKEQVTVFLLETPDDNNPKILGTQNGPEFEIKLDLENKRPYFRVDTINQSYIIAERTLPVDGMNNFRDLGGYLTNDGRSVKWGRLYRSDQIYNATSEGLEYLRQLNIGTIIDYRSNSEVRKYPNKSITSQVKTYQLDPSSDAAELSAQMQSSKENEDINLINEIIQQRKKGTLTDHSKVVVDEYRAFVTNPKAQQSYGTMLKVIANSTYAAIDQHCRGGKDRTGYGVMLVLGVLGVDTEDILEDYLITGQNRQERNRIKMVGYRKLTSDPFVLDYLYSFIDTQSKFLEASINEILTKYDSIADYALNELHISRDEIQKMRDTYLE, encoded by the coding sequence ATGAATAATAAAAAGTATACTGTCGTTCAAAAACAAAAAGGTCATTTCCACTTTAAAAATTTAACAGCTACTTCTAAAGAACAGGTTACAGTTTTCTTATTAGAAACTCCAGATGATAATAATCCTAAAATACTTGGAACACAAAATGGGCCTGAATTTGAAATTAAGCTTGATCTAGAAAATAAGCGACCATATTTTAGAGTTGATACTATAAATCAAAGTTATATTATTGCTGAAAGGACACTTCCAGTAGATGGAATGAATAATTTTCGTGATTTAGGTGGTTATTTGACTAATGACGGCAGATCTGTCAAATGGGGAAGACTTTACCGTTCTGATCAAATTTATAATGCAACTTCAGAGGGCTTAGAATATTTACGTCAGTTGAATATTGGAACAATTATCGATTACCGTAGCAATAGTGAAGTTAGAAAATATCCTAATAAAAGTATAACTTCTCAAGTTAAGACATATCAGTTAGATCCTTCTTCTGATGCGGCAGAATTATCTGCTCAAATGCAATCGTCAAAAGAAAATGAAGATATTAATTTAATTAATGAAATTATTCAGCAAAGAAAAAAAGGAACCCTGACTGACCATAGTAAGGTGGTTGTGGACGAGTATCGTGCATTTGTAACTAATCCTAAAGCGCAACAGTCCTATGGTACAATGCTTAAAGTAATCGCTAATTCTACCTATGCAGCAATTGATCAACATTGTCGAGGTGGTAAAGATAGGACTGGTTATGGTGTCATGCTAGTTCTAGGCGTTTTAGGTGTGGATACTGAAGATATTTTAGAAGACTATTTAATTACTGGTCAGAATCGTCAGGAACGTAATCGCATAAAAATGGTAGGTTATCGTAAATTAACAAGTGATCCTTTTGTTTTAGATTATTTATACTCATTTATTGATACACAATCTAAATTTCTAGAGGCATCGATTAATGAAATTCTTACGAAGTATGATTCTATTGCAGATTATGCTTTGAATGAATTGCATATTTCACGAGATGAGATTCAAAAAATGCGAGATACGTATTTAGAATAA
- a CDS encoding HTH domain-containing protein has translation MKLTTKLSFLNANSRLTSLFLLLFRTENYVTSNEISKMLAISVRTVKHDIKLLRQELAGTEIELISKPSRGYRLMFDQPDDRLAIKEYLEIHPTNYVETYFDRRVNYILRRLLSTENYITISQLKQELAVSLNISKEIKRVKEILNKYNLKLNSRSHYGMKIIGANFRKIMLTVRMYRYFDKNVAINFGIKSYNNCFLCSVTEKRQIRLTLFRTIKNYRVVFSDIDAERFIIYLLYFRNTQSNSLNLPNLKFCYRQTEEYQVVFELVDKLKSKFNGFDFSPEIIEFLTYIAILSTDLYRMADCTKENYGCLVDIAERNRNYILTEISEYLCINVFDDYDNLRDLLKIMIPISLKILLEVSDGIDLRYQDLNNNQNYQVLRFFLQKIFVDFYEKYHYEFSSKEQELILEVFVMMIERISLDPQKLRIAIIAIDGRLATQHLKITLLSHFSNHIEKITTKMLYELDSTNNSQYDLYLCSQYGKNLAIPNTPSPLYYIDETLDEVNYLNSLNKIFIEDFQYSKKLPNISLKSLTNNEYEILNEPELLQNHFKIYLRNNLCLYLNFKSTKENITVYKVCNKTKSKNIDFTVAISLAINGDFQKLKMIFNVINNLKINVDSLSTLEDGIISYSSLFFQR, from the coding sequence ATGAAACTAACAACAAAACTATCATTTTTAAATGCAAATTCACGCTTAACAAGCTTATTTTTATTATTATTTCGAACAGAAAATTATGTTACTAGTAATGAAATTAGTAAGATGTTAGCAATCTCGGTCAGAACAGTTAAACATGATATTAAATTGTTGCGTCAAGAACTAGCAGGCACAGAAATAGAGCTGATTTCTAAGCCTTCACGTGGTTATAGATTGATGTTTGATCAGCCAGACGATCGCTTGGCTATTAAAGAATATTTGGAAATCCATCCAACTAATTATGTAGAAACTTATTTTGATAGACGTGTAAATTATATTTTGCGACGCTTATTATCAACTGAGAACTACATTACAATTTCTCAATTGAAGCAAGAACTTGCAGTATCGCTTAATATTTCTAAAGAAATTAAGCGGGTTAAAGAAATTCTAAATAAGTATAATCTAAAATTAAATTCGCGTTCTCATTATGGAATGAAAATTATTGGTGCTAATTTTCGAAAGATTATGCTAACTGTTAGAATGTATCGATATTTTGATAAAAATGTTGCAATTAACTTTGGTATCAAATCTTATAATAATTGCTTTTTATGTTCAGTAACAGAAAAGAGGCAGATAAGATTAACGCTTTTTCGAACGATAAAAAATTATCGTGTTGTCTTTTCTGATATTGATGCAGAACGTTTTATAATTTACTTGTTGTACTTTCGTAATACTCAAAGTAATTCTTTAAATTTACCTAATTTGAAGTTTTGTTATCGTCAAACTGAGGAATATCAAGTGGTTTTTGAATTAGTAGATAAGTTAAAAAGTAAATTCAACGGCTTTGATTTTTCTCCAGAAATCATTGAATTTCTAACTTATATTGCAATTTTAAGCACTGACTTATATCGAATGGCTGACTGTACAAAAGAAAATTATGGGTGCTTGGTAGATATTGCAGAAAGAAATCGTAATTACATTTTGACTGAAATATCTGAATACTTGTGCATTAATGTTTTTGATGATTATGATAATTTGCGAGACTTGTTAAAAATAATGATTCCAATTAGCTTGAAAATATTATTAGAGGTATCTGATGGGATAGACTTGCGATATCAAGACTTAAATAATAATCAGAATTATCAAGTTTTACGTTTCTTTTTGCAAAAAATATTTGTTGATTTTTACGAAAAATATCATTACGAATTTTCTTCCAAAGAACAAGAATTAATTTTGGAAGTATTTGTAATGATGATAGAGAGAATTTCATTAGATCCACAAAAGTTGCGAATAGCCATTATTGCTATTGATGGTCGCCTAGCTACGCAACATCTAAAAATAACACTTCTCTCTCATTTTTCTAATCATATAGAGAAAATAACGACAAAAATGTTATATGAGTTAGATTCAACCAATAACTCACAATATGATTTGTATTTGTGCTCGCAATATGGGAAAAATTTAGCAATTCCTAATACACCTTCACCGCTATATTATATTGATGAAACTTTAGATGAAGTTAACTATCTTAATTCACTTAATAAAATTTTTATTGAGGATTTTCAGTATAGTAAGAAATTACCAAATATTTCTCTAAAATCACTTACAAATAACGAATATGAAATTTTGAATGAACCAGAGTTATTGCAAAATCATTTTAAAATATATTTGCGCAATAATTTGTGTTTGTATTTAAATTTCAAGTCTACTAAAGAAAATATTACGGTTTATAAGGTCTGTAATAAAACTAAAAGTAAAAATATTGATTTTACAGTTGCAATTTCATTAGCGATTAATGGTGATTTTCAAAAGTTAAAAATGATTTTTAATGTGATTAATAATTTGAAGATTAATGTAGACAGTTTGTCTACTTTAGAAGATGGGATTATTAGTTATAGTAGTTTGTTCTTTCAACGTTAA
- a CDS encoding ChbG/HpnK family deacetylase yields MVKKVIINADDFGMSEAFNYGAIKAYNEGIVSSTSIMINQEAVPHAVSLLKQAPGLYVGLHVNLTTGSPVSDPAEIPNLVNPDGSFIGSAKFKTHEAIFSYKDVYTETEAQIQKFRQVFGFYPSHIEPHSAMDDNSIGALIALANKYQLHYGEVPYQGHFVQSSSEKYWQVESVLRLDPDYMNLLNRGVGVSDFISDRFGVIKNHDNGLITEFHFHPGYVDQYVLQHSGLTLARTKDLATLCSNTLKGWIQDNDIQLVSFGDLKK; encoded by the coding sequence ATGGTAAAAAAAGTTATTATCAATGCTGATGATTTTGGTATGTCGGAGGCTTTTAACTATGGTGCAATTAAGGCATACAATGAAGGAATTGTTTCTTCAACTTCAATAATGATTAATCAGGAAGCTGTGCCACACGCCGTGTCATTACTAAAACAAGCTCCAGGTCTTTATGTTGGTCTTCATGTAAATTTGACTACAGGTTCACCGGTTTCAGATCCAGCAGAAATTCCTAATTTGGTTAATCCTGATGGTAGTTTTATTGGCTCAGCAAAATTTAAAACACATGAAGCAATTTTTTCCTATAAGGATGTTTATACCGAAACTGAAGCTCAAATACAAAAGTTTCGGCAAGTATTTGGCTTTTATCCTTCCCATATTGAACCTCATTCGGCAATGGATGATAATTCAATTGGAGCATTGATAGCATTGGCAAATAAGTATCAGCTGCATTATGGCGAAGTTCCATATCAAGGTCACTTTGTTCAATCTAGTTCTGAAAAATATTGGCAAGTAGAGTCTGTTTTAAGATTGGATCCTGATTATATGAATTTGTTAAATCGGGGAGTAGGAGTTTCGGACTTTATTTCAGATCGCTTTGGAGTGATTAAAAACCATGATAATGGCTTAATAACAGAATTTCATTTTCATCCTGGATATGTTGACCAATATGTACTGCAACATTCTGGACTTACATTGGCACGAACTAAAGATTTAGCAACTTTATGCTCTAATACCCTTAAGGGATGGATTCAGGATAATGATATTCAATTAGTTAGTTTTGGTGATTTAAAAAAGTAG
- a CDS encoding MFS transporter — translation MHQVGYSYGQINLYLALFWIITFVAEIPSGYTADHFGYLHTIQFSAIIRAIGLIILTVPFSNITILVASGILTALGDSLQSGTMTSWIANKAKKENKAAELGDIYSNYRILATPISMIVGFIGANWLGNVN, via the coding sequence ATGCATCAGGTTGGCTATTCATATGGCCAAATTAATTTGTATTTGGCACTCTTTTGGATAATAACTTTTGTTGCAGAAATCCCATCAGGTTATACGGCAGATCATTTTGGCTATTTGCATACAATTCAATTTAGTGCAATTATCAGAGCAATTGGTTTAATTATACTGACTGTGCCGTTTTCAAATATTACAATCCTTGTTGCCAGTGGGATTTTAACAGCCTTAGGTGATTCTCTGCAATCTGGGACGATGACATCGTGGATTGCAAATAAGGCTAAAAAGGAAAATAAAGCGGCTGAACTTGGCGATATCTATTCAAATTATCGAATATTAGCAACGCCAATAAGTATGATAGTTGGCTTTATAGGTGCCAATTGGTTAGGCAACGTTAATTAG
- a CDS encoding permease: MITDVKSVVKNEADTFKLILLFLPIDFITYSPYTQWQLYFQRGHKINTGFILVAINLVGILASFVYKKLNKRKISQFTIIIFVAFLAAVMIILSITLTSLYYLSILFFLLHIAFYDIRLIAQDTILQLKISTETSRATIISVNNALEAAVYVVILAINGYIFDHFDIGVAWGVLAITGTVLFLIALIIYHQGCKQNYNNLK; encoded by the coding sequence TTGATAACAGATGTTAAAAGTGTGGTAAAAAATGAAGCGGACACCTTTAAACTGATTTTGCTATTTTTGCCAATAGATTTTATTACTTATAGTCCCTATACCCAGTGGCAGCTATATTTTCAGCGTGGGCACAAAATCAATACCGGCTTTATACTGGTGGCAATCAATCTAGTTGGTATCTTGGCATCTTTTGTTTATAAAAAATTAAATAAAAGAAAAATCAGTCAATTTACAATAATTATCTTTGTTGCTTTTTTGGCAGCGGTGATGATTATTTTATCAATTACATTGACCAGCTTATACTATCTTTCCATTCTGTTTTTCCTGTTACATATTGCATTTTATGATATTAGGTTAATTGCTCAAGATACTATTTTGCAATTAAAAATTAGCACAGAGACAAGCAGGGCAACAATTATTTCGGTTAATAATGCACTAGAAGCTGCGGTTTATGTAGTTATTTTAGCCATCAATGGTTATATTTTTGATCACTTTGATATTGGAGTTGCATGGGGCGTGTTAGCTATCACTGGGACGGTTCTATTTTTAATAGCACTAATTATCTATCATCAAGGCTGCAAGCAAAACTATAATAATTTAAAGTAA
- a CDS encoding ABC transporter substrate-binding protein produces MHIKKIIAGISLVSLLLLGGCSSNKTGKSATVKHVGVLQVVQHPSLDEAYKGFKEGLKDGGYVEGKNLKIDYQNAQNSQDNLKSMSDKLVNEKSDLVLGIATPAAQSLANTTQNIPIVVTAVTDLKAAKLVNSNEKPGKNVTGTTDMVSIDKQIKLLLSIVPKAKTIGIMYNAGEANSKIQADLAIAALKKAGVKVIVKTANTTNDVQQVTETLADKVQGIYVPTDNTFASAASLIGKVVKEKKIPLVAGATEQVKNGGLASIGIDYESLGRQTGKMAAKILSGKAKPQDMPVEKATNLKLVVNKKMAKALGIDPKSIKAPK; encoded by the coding sequence ATGCATATTAAAAAAATAATTGCTGGAATTAGTTTGGTAAGTTTATTACTTTTAGGTGGTTGCAGCAGTAATAAGACTGGTAAAAGCGCAACAGTTAAACATGTTGGCGTTTTACAAGTTGTTCAACACCCATCACTTGATGAAGCATACAAGGGCTTTAAGGAAGGCCTAAAGGACGGCGGTTACGTTGAAGGTAAAAATTTAAAAATTGATTATCAAAACGCGCAAAATAGTCAAGATAATTTAAAGAGTATGAGTGACAAATTGGTTAATGAAAAATCTGATCTCGTACTGGGAATTGCCACACCAGCTGCCCAAAGCTTAGCTAATACAACGCAAAATATACCAATTGTTGTTACGGCTGTAACTGACTTAAAAGCTGCTAAGTTAGTCAATTCAAATGAAAAACCTGGTAAAAATGTCACGGGGACTACCGATATGGTTTCAATTGATAAGCAAATCAAATTATTATTGTCAATTGTTCCTAAAGCAAAGACAATCGGTATTATGTACAATGCTGGCGAGGCCAATTCAAAAATCCAAGCCGATTTAGCAATTGCCGCATTAAAGAAGGCTGGGGTCAAGGTCATAGTTAAAACAGCTAATACAACTAACGATGTGCAACAAGTAACAGAAACTTTAGCTGATAAAGTTCAAGGAATATATGTTCCAACTGATAATACTTTTGCTTCTGCAGCTTCACTGATTGGTAAAGTCGTGAAGGAAAAGAAAATCCCGTTAGTAGCTGGTGCAACTGAGCAGGTTAAAAATGGTGGTCTTGCCTCAATCGGAATCGATTATGAATCATTAGGAAGACAAACGGGTAAAATGGCTGCTAAAATTTTGTCGGGTAAGGCAAAACCTCAAGATATGCCTGTTGAAAAGGCTACTAATTTAAAGTTAGTGGTCAATAAGAAGATGGCTAAGGCTTTAGGAATTGATCCAAAATCGATTAAGGCACCTAAATAG
- a CDS encoding ABC transporter permease, whose translation MMNTFWDLFLSATSQGLLWSLMAIGVYLTFRILDLADMTAEGSFPLGGAITTMCLINGVNPILATLAAFGGGMVAGLVTGILNTKLKIPALLAGIVTMTGLYSITSRVMLNAANVSLLGKATIFTMAQNLGLSHNNAVIVTGLIISLLVIGLLVIFFRTEIGLAMRATGDNPEMSAANGIKTQNMKIWGYMISNGCIALSGALLAQNNGFADLNSGVGTLVVGLASIIIAEVLIRNLAIGGRMLTLVIGAIVYRLILALVFQMNVEPSDAKLASALVLIVCLALPNFKLSRKNKGENKNVSSTEN comes from the coding sequence ATGATGAATACTTTTTGGGATTTATTTCTTTCGGCAACTTCGCAAGGATTGCTTTGGTCCTTGATGGCAATTGGGGTTTACCTGACCTTCAGGATTCTTGACTTAGCAGATATGACTGCTGAAGGCAGTTTTCCTTTAGGTGGTGCAATTACCACAATGTGCTTAATTAACGGTGTTAACCCAATTTTAGCAACACTTGCTGCTTTTGGCGGTGGCATGGTTGCTGGTCTAGTCACCGGCATTTTAAATACCAAGCTAAAGATTCCGGCTCTTTTAGCAGGGATTGTCACGATGACTGGTCTATACTCGATAACTTCACGAGTAATGCTCAACGCTGCCAATGTTTCGCTTCTGGGCAAGGCAACTATTTTCACTATGGCACAAAACTTGGGCCTGTCTCACAACAACGCTGTCATTGTTACGGGGCTAATTATTTCGTTATTAGTAATTGGACTGCTAGTAATATTTTTTAGAACTGAAATCGGCTTGGCGATGCGGGCAACTGGCGATAATCCCGAAATGAGTGCTGCTAACGGCATTAAGACACAAAATATGAAAATCTGGGGTTACATGATTTCTAATGGCTGCATTGCTCTTTCAGGCGCACTGTTAGCCCAAAACAATGGCTTTGCTGACCTTAATTCTGGAGTTGGTACACTTGTTGTTGGACTAGCTTCGATTATTATTGCTGAAGTATTAATTCGTAATTTAGCAATTGGTGGGAGAATGCTGACATTGGTCATTGGTGCAATCGTTTATCGCTTAATTTTAGCCTTGGTTTTCCAAATGAACGTTGAACCTTCGGATGCTAAACTCGCTTCAGCTTTAGTATTAATTGTGTGTTTGGCACTGCCTAATTTTAAATTATCGCGCAAAAATAAAGGGGAGAATAAAAATGTCTCAAGTACTGAAAATTAA
- a CDS encoding ABC transporter ATP-binding protein yields the protein MSQVLKIKNLHQTFERGTVNENRVLRGVNLELEAGDFVTIIGSNGAGKSTLLNCIAGTLPIQEGQIILNGTDISKLPVTKRAKNISRVFQDPKMGTAVRLTVEENLALAMKRGQHRGFRAGVKRQDRQFFKQQLSQLDLNLENRLDAEIGLLSGGQRQAITLLMATLQRPDLILLDEHTAALDPRTSITVMQLTEKLISKQKLTAFMVTHNMEDAIRYGNRLIMLHQGRVALNLAGEEKKKMTVPKLMELFQKHVGSELKDDAILLA from the coding sequence ATGTCTCAAGTACTGAAAATTAAAAATTTACATCAAACCTTTGAACGAGGAACAGTCAATGAAAATCGCGTGTTGCGTGGAGTTAACCTTGAATTAGAAGCCGGCGATTTTGTAACAATTATCGGCAGCAATGGCGCGGGAAAATCAACGTTACTCAATTGCATTGCGGGAACTTTACCCATTCAAGAAGGGCAAATTATTTTAAATGGTACCGATATTAGTAAGTTACCCGTTACTAAGCGTGCCAAAAACATTAGTCGCGTCTTTCAGGATCCTAAGATGGGAACAGCTGTCAGATTAACAGTTGAAGAAAATCTGGCTTTAGCAATGAAGCGCGGGCAACATCGCGGCTTTCGTGCAGGTGTTAAAAGACAGGATCGGCAGTTTTTCAAGCAGCAACTTTCCCAACTTGATTTAAATTTAGAAAACCGCTTAGATGCCGAAATCGGGTTACTGTCTGGTGGTCAAAGGCAAGCAATTACGCTATTAATGGCAACTTTGCAACGACCAGATTTAATTTTACTTGATGAACATACGGCTGCTCTTGATCCGCGAACCTCGATTACGGTAATGCAATTAACTGAAAAATTAATCAGTAAGCAAAAGTTAACGGCATTCATGGTTACGCATAATATGGAAGATGCTATTCGCTATGGCAATCGGCTTATCATGCTTCATCAGGGTCGCGTGGCATTAAATCTTGCTGGAGAAGAAAAGAAAAAGATGACAGTGCCCAAGCTGATGGAACTATTCCAAAAGCACGTTGGTTCAGAGTTAAAAGATGATGCAATCCTGCTTGCTTAA
- a CDS encoding GNAT family N-acetyltransferase — translation MIRHAKITDSAAIQKINCDQLGYNYPLIKTKTNMQHLLADPHHLILVAEDAHTGKITGYVHAELYQETYLDPMLNIMALAVNSAAQHRGIGTALMTTIEEYAKEKQITAIRLNSSTSRTSAHQFYAKIGYSFDKTQKRFSKKLPSKLN, via the coding sequence ATGATTCGACATGCAAAAATAACAGACAGTGCAGCTATTCAGAAAATAAATTGCGACCAGCTTGGATATAACTATCCGCTAATTAAGACGAAAACCAACATGCAACACTTGCTCGCTGATCCCCACCATTTAATTTTGGTGGCAGAAGATGCTCACACAGGTAAAATCACAGGCTATGTTCACGCGGAACTTTATCAAGAAACTTACCTTGACCCCATGCTCAACATTATGGCGTTAGCCGTAAATAGTGCTGCACAGCACCGCGGCATCGGCACCGCACTAATGACCACAATTGAAGAATATGCCAAAGAAAAGCAAATTACAGCAATTCGCTTAAACTCAAGTACTAGTCGAACTAGCGCACATCAATTTTATGCTAAAATCGGTTATTCATTTGATAAAACCCAAAAACGCTTTTCAAAAAAATTACCAAGTAAGCTCAATTGA
- a CDS encoding antibiotic transporter permease, with protein MIATQFSSLSFLNNWRTKLVYFFLTPLIDLLLLVLITTQYTGRFNWSVGIASIAIDAARLSLQTMNELLVKDANLCIDFEMITKRPFSPRYWLSKAIVALIVGYLLAIINLFLAFCFGAPLTIIARALTLLPLLCTNGIILGFTAWTISWQMNDPYFAQNLFSSLIELVSGILVIITAYPAWLAKIAVLFPFYGPVNLIKTGQGNLTASYFTIIIWLFIGLIAYLIQLKQIRQTKGHRY; from the coding sequence ATGATTGCTACCCAATTTTCTTCACTATCTTTCTTAAATAACTGGCGTACAAAATTAGTTTACTTTTTCTTAACGCCGTTAATCGACCTCTTATTGCTAGTCTTAATTACAACGCAATATACGGGAAGGTTTAATTGGAGTGTTGGCATTGCATCGATTGCAATAGATGCTGCACGACTATCCTTGCAAACAATGAATGAGCTACTGGTTAAAGATGCAAATTTGTGCATCGATTTTGAAATGATTACTAAACGTCCCTTTAGTCCGCGCTATTGGCTCAGTAAAGCAATCGTAGCCTTGATCGTTGGCTATTTACTAGCAATAATTAACCTCTTTCTTGCCTTCTGCTTTGGTGCACCGTTAACGATTATCGCTCGTGCCTTAACACTATTACCATTGCTTTGCACTAATGGCATTATTTTAGGCTTTACTGCTTGGACAATTTCGTGGCAGATGAATGACCCATATTTTGCTCAAAATCTGTTTAGTTCCTTAATTGAGCTTGTCTCCGGCATTTTGGTAATTATTACAGCTTACCCAGCTTGGCTTGCGAAAATTGCTGTGCTATTTCCCTTTTACGGGCCAGTTAACTTAATTAAAACTGGTCAAGGTAACCTCACAGCAAGTTATTTCACAATTATTATTTGGTTGTTTATCGGCTTAATTGCCTATCTCATTCAGCTTAAACAAATTCGGCAAACTAAAGGACACCGGTACTAA